The Candidatus Methylomirabilota bacterium sequence CGGGCGGCGTGGCGGACCTCACGGCACGTCCCGTGGCGGCGGCAATGGAGAAGGCGCTGAAGCAGCCCGTCGGCGTGGTCAACAAGACGGGGGCGGCCGGCGCCGTGGGGATGCAGTTCGTCGCCACGAGCAAGCCCGACGGCTACACCCTGCTCCTGGCACTCTCCAGCATCTCGATCATCCCCGAGGCCGACAAGCTCTTCGGCCGCCCGCCCGCCTTCACGGTGGACCAGTTCGCGCCGGTGGCGCTGATCTCGGCCGACCCGACGATCCTCGTCGTGCGCGCCGAGAGCCCGTGGAAGACGGCCCGGGAGTTCATCGAGGACGCGAAGAAGCGGCCGAACCAGATCTCGTACAGCTCGTCGGGGATCTACGGGACGCTCCACATGGCGATGGAGCTCCTCTCCCACGCGGCGGGGATCAAGCTGCGGCACGTGCCCTACGGCGGCGCCGGCCCCGCGCTGACCGCGCTGCTCGGCGGCCACGTGGACGCCCTCGCCTCGGGACCCTCGGTAGTCCTGCCGCAGATCAAGGCGGGGAAGCTCCGCGCGCTCGCCGGCTGGGGCGACAAGCGCGTGGCCGCGCTGCCCGACCTCCCGACCTTCAAGGAGCTGGGCTACCCGGAAGCCGAGTTCTATATCTGGGCGGGGCTCTTCGCGCCCAAGGGCACGCCTGAGCCAGTCCTACGGACTCTTCGCGAGGCGGCGCGCGCGGGAGTGGCCGATCCCGACTTCAAGTCGGCCATGGACAAGCTCGAGACCCCGATCGCCTTCAAGCAGGGCGCGGAGTTCCAGAAGTTCTTCGAGGCCGACGCGCACCGGCTCGCCGAAGGTGTCCGCAAGGTCGGCCGCGTCGAGCAGAAATGAAGAGACGGGTTATGGTGCCAGGCTCGCGTCCGATACCTCGACTCCAGAACCGATTGGGGGGATCCATGCTCGGCGATCGCATCACGGCGTTGGGTGTGCTCCTGGCGGTGGTAGCAGTCCTGCTCGGCGGCTCCACGACGGGCAACGCGCAAACGCGCCCTCTCCCCCCCGGTCATCCGCCCACGGACGGATCCGGCGGGCCTCCCTCCGTTCCCGCGCCGGCTCCCGGTAGCGGCACCGCGAGGCAGGCGCTCACATGGACCTTGCCCTCCGGATGGACGGAAGAAGCGCCATCGTCCTCCATGCGCCGCGCCCAGTACCGCATCCCGGGTCCCGGCGGCACGGCCGAATGCGTGGTCTTCTATTTCGGGCCCGGGCAGGGCGGCGACGCCAAGTCGAACGCGGCCCGCTGGGCGTCTCAGTTCCACCGCGCGGACGGCGGCCCGGTGGGGGACGCCTTGAAAACGCGCGAGATCAAGGTGGGGGACATCGCCGTGGTCCTCGTGGAGGTCACGGGTACCTTTGCTTCCGGCATGCCCGGCGGACCCGCGGGCCCCGAGCGGCCGAACTACATGCTCCTGGGCGCCATCGCCCAGGGCCCCGACGCGAACTGGTTCTTCCGGGCGATGGGACCGCGCGCGACGATCGAGGCCCAGCGGGCGGCCTTCGACGGCCTCATCCGCTCCCTGAGACGCGGCCAGGGATCGTGACGAAGCGGTCGTTCGCCACCCGGCCCTCCCCGCGCCGGGTGGCCTAGTCCGCCAGGTCCGCGAAGAGCGCGGTACTCAGGTAGCGCTCGCCGAACGAGGGGATGATCACGACGATGAGCTTCCCCGCGCTCTCGCTCCGGCGCCCGACTTCCACGGCGGCCCAGATGGCCGCGCCGGACGAGGGGCCGACGAGGAGGCCTTCTTCGCGCGCCGAGCGGCGGGCCGTCGCGAAGGCGTCGTCGTTCTTCACCCGGACGACCTCGTCGTAGATCTTCGTGTTGAGCACGTCGGGGACGAAGCCCGCGCCGATGCCCTGGATGGGGTGCGGGCCCTTCTGCC is a genomic window containing:
- a CDS encoding tripartite tricarboxylate transporter substrate binding protein; amino-acid sequence: MTRLRPILSVLAVFVLVAGAPIQPAAAQEPYPSRPISLVVPFPPGGVADLTARPVAAAMEKALKQPVGVVNKTGAAGAVGMQFVATSKPDGYTLLLALSSISIIPEADKLFGRPPAFTVDQFAPVALISADPTILVVRAESPWKTAREFIEDAKKRPNQISYSSSGIYGTLHMAMELLSHAAGIKLRHVPYGGAGPALTALLGGHVDALASGPSVVLPQIKAGKLRALAGWGDKRVAALPDLPTFKELGYPEAEFYIWAGLFAPKGTPEPVLRTLREAARAGVADPDFKSAMDKLETPIAFKQGAEFQKFFEADAHRLAEGVRKVGRVEQK